The proteins below come from a single Strix uralensis isolate ZFMK-TIS-50842 chromosome 8, bStrUra1, whole genome shotgun sequence genomic window:
- the TRMT13 gene encoding tRNA:m(4)X modification enzyme TRM13 homolog isoform X1, producing MCMLHNQKLLKTGNLYLKVLHLHAGLELHLKEQILSHQALQEALNDPKNGESAFKHLKQQASILGNMEKLHLLGPGRCFVEFGAGRGKLSHWVDVALQNVENVQFLLVERATTRFKVDGKHKRRDSIFERLQVDIQHLCLRKVPILETNKLPVVGMGKHLCGAATDLALRCLVESYTACSDGENEEPAPKRSRTDQTEVASNNSDYNESNKEDCKPVAGIVIALCCHHKCDWTHYVGREFFKSVGLGPVEFHYFQRMSSWATCGMREATTKAPTSEEREDQTNDTEGHEETFIKTEGGSDTLQGILTVEERKEIGCLCKLLIDHGRIEYLQQRGYKAALQYYTESAVSLENVLLTAVPSPSLMPVPTT from the exons TGAAAACTGGAAACCTATACCTAAAAGTTTTGCATTTGCATGCAGGCCTGGAACTTCACCTTAAGGAACAAATACTGTCCCACCAGGCTTTACAAGAAGCCTTAAATGACCCAAAGAATGGGGAATCCGCTTTCAAACACTTGAAACAGCAG gcTTCTATTTTAGGTAACATGGAAAAATTACATTTACTTGGTCCAGGAAGATGTTTTGTTGAGTTTGGAGCTGGGCGAGGAAAGCTGTCTCATTGGGTTGATGTTGCCTTACAGAATGTTGAAAATGTTCAGTTTTTGCTTGTGGAAAGGGCAACTACAAGATTCAAG GTGGATGGAAAACATAAAAGGAGAGATTCTATATTTGAAAGGCTTCAAGTTGATATTCAGCATTTATGTTTAA ggAAGGTACCTATTTTGGAGACTAACAAACTACCAGTGGTAGGAATGGGGAAGCATTTGTGTGGCGCTGCAACAG ATCTTGCTTTGAGATGCTTGGTTGAAAGTTATACAGCTTGCTCTGATGGAGAAAATGAAGAGCCTGCACCAAAACGCTCTAGGACTGACCAGACAGAGGTGGCTTCTAACAATTCTGACTATAATGAAAGCAACAAAGAGGACTGTAAGCCTGTAGCTGGAATTGTTATTGCACTGTGTTGCCATCACAAGTGTGACTGGACACATTATGTAGGCAGAGAGTTCTTTAAATCAGTAGGACTTGGACCAGTAGAATTCCATTATTTTCAGAGAATGAGTAGCTGGGCCACTTGTGGCATGCGAGAAGCTACAACCAAAGCCCCTACAAGTGAAGAAAGAGAAGATCAAACTAACGACACAGAAGGACATGAGGAAACATTCATCAAGACAGAGGGTGGTTCTGATACTTTACAAGg GATACTTACTGTTGAAGAACGAAAAGAGATAGGTTGCCTTTGTAAACTGTTGATTGATCATGGGCGGATTGAATATTTACAACAACGAGGATACAAGGCTGCACTACAGTATTATACAGAGTCTGCTGTGTCCTTGGAGAATGTCCTGTTGACAGCTGTCCCAAGTCCATCTTTGATGCCAGTGCCAACTACATGA
- the TRMT13 gene encoding tRNA:m(4)X modification enzyme TRM13 homolog isoform X2, which produces MEKLHLLGPGRCFVEFGAGRGKLSHWVDVALQNVENVQFLLVERATTRFKVDGKHKRRDSIFERLQVDIQHLCLRKVPILETNKLPVVGMGKHLCGAATDLALRCLVESYTACSDGENEEPAPKRSRTDQTEVASNNSDYNESNKEDCKPVAGIVIALCCHHKCDWTHYVGREFFKSVGLGPVEFHYFQRMSSWATCGMREATTKAPTSEEREDQTNDTEGHEETFIKTEGGSDTLQGILTVEERKEIGCLCKLLIDHGRIEYLQQRGYKAALQYYTESAVSLENVLLTAVPSPSLMPVPTT; this is translated from the exons ATGGAAAAATTACATTTACTTGGTCCAGGAAGATGTTTTGTTGAGTTTGGAGCTGGGCGAGGAAAGCTGTCTCATTGGGTTGATGTTGCCTTACAGAATGTTGAAAATGTTCAGTTTTTGCTTGTGGAAAGGGCAACTACAAGATTCAAG GTGGATGGAAAACATAAAAGGAGAGATTCTATATTTGAAAGGCTTCAAGTTGATATTCAGCATTTATGTTTAA ggAAGGTACCTATTTTGGAGACTAACAAACTACCAGTGGTAGGAATGGGGAAGCATTTGTGTGGCGCTGCAACAG ATCTTGCTTTGAGATGCTTGGTTGAAAGTTATACAGCTTGCTCTGATGGAGAAAATGAAGAGCCTGCACCAAAACGCTCTAGGACTGACCAGACAGAGGTGGCTTCTAACAATTCTGACTATAATGAAAGCAACAAAGAGGACTGTAAGCCTGTAGCTGGAATTGTTATTGCACTGTGTTGCCATCACAAGTGTGACTGGACACATTATGTAGGCAGAGAGTTCTTTAAATCAGTAGGACTTGGACCAGTAGAATTCCATTATTTTCAGAGAATGAGTAGCTGGGCCACTTGTGGCATGCGAGAAGCTACAACCAAAGCCCCTACAAGTGAAGAAAGAGAAGATCAAACTAACGACACAGAAGGACATGAGGAAACATTCATCAAGACAGAGGGTGGTTCTGATACTTTACAAGg GATACTTACTGTTGAAGAACGAAAAGAGATAGGTTGCCTTTGTAAACTGTTGATTGATCATGGGCGGATTGAATATTTACAACAACGAGGATACAAGGCTGCACTACAGTATTATACAGAGTCTGCTGTGTCCTTGGAGAATGTCCTGTTGACAGCTGTCCCAAGTCCATCTTTGATGCCAGTGCCAACTACATGA